The following coding sequences lie in one Cygnus olor isolate bCygOlo1 chromosome 8, bCygOlo1.pri.v2, whole genome shotgun sequence genomic window:
- the LOC121074167 gene encoding holocytochrome c-type synthase isoform X1: MGLSASTPAAAGQPPADPSKQHQAASPPAECPMHQEKKSGCPMHMKTPEHRTENTNNVPAHQERAYEYVACPVKSGASQGNDDIDPSNMMPPPNQLPSPGQPFPLSTVREESSIPRAHSDKKWVYPSEQMFWNAMLRKGWRWKDDDITSEDMTNIIKIHNQNNEQAWKEILKWEALHAVECPCGPSLMRFGGKAKEYSPRARIRSWMGYELPFDRHDWIVDRCGKEVRYVIDYYDGGAVDKNYQFTILDVRPAFDSLSAVWDRMKVAWWRWTS, encoded by the exons ATGGGTTTGTCTGCATCgaccccagctgctgcaggccaGCCGCCCGCTGACCCATCCAAGCAGCATCAGGCAGCATCGCCACCTGCGGAGTGCCCTATgcaccaggagaaaaagagcG gTTGTCCAATGCACATGAAGACTCCTGAGCATAGGACTGAGAACACAAATAATGTTCCTGCACATCAAGAAAGAGCGTATGAATACGTAGCATGTCCGGTGAAGTCTGGTGCATCTCAAGGGAATGATGACATAGATCCTAGCAATATG ATGCCTCCTCCTAATCAGCTGCCATCCCCAGGTCAACCATTTCCATTGTCAACTGTTAGAGAAGAATCTTCCATTCCTAGAGCACATTCTGACAAGAAATGGGTCTATCCTTCAGAGCAAATGTTTTGGAATGCCATGCTAAGAAAAGG gTGGAGGTGGAAAGATGATGACATAACAAGTGAAGACATGACTAACATCATTAAGATTCACAATCAAAATAACGAGCAAGCTTGGAAGGAGATTTTGAAGTGGGAAGCTCTTCATGCAGT GGAATGTCCATGTGGACCATCACTGATGCGGTTTGGAGGCAAAGCGAAGGAGTACTCACCAAGAGCCAGAATACGTTCATGGATGGG ATATGAACTTCCCTTTGACAGACATGATTGGATTGTTGACCGATGTGGAAAAGAAGTGCGATATGTTATTGATTACTATGATGGTGGAGCAGTAGATAAAAACTACCAGTTCACTATCCTGGATGTTCGGCCTGCATTTGATTCTCTCTCAGCTGTATGGGACAGAATGAAGGTAGCTTGGTGGAGGTGGACGTCATAA
- the LOC121074167 gene encoding holocytochrome c-type synthase isoform X2 has translation MLQRGQTHQENAQVTVGGCWEQVVVAEEHASGKGQQKGCPMHMKTPEHRTENTNNVPAHQERAYEYVACPVKSGASQGNDDIDPSNMMPPPNQLPSPGQPFPLSTVREESSIPRAHSDKKWVYPSEQMFWNAMLRKGWRWKDDDITSEDMTNIIKIHNQNNEQAWKEILKWEALHAVECPCGPSLMRFGGKAKEYSPRARIRSWMGYELPFDRHDWIVDRCGKEVRYVIDYYDGGAVDKNYQFTILDVRPAFDSLSAVWDRMKVAWWRWTS, from the exons ATGCTTCAGAGGGGGCAGACCCACCAGGAAAATGCCCAGGTCACTGTGGGTGGTTGCTGGGAGCAGGTGGTTGTCGCTGAAGAACATGCATCTGGGAAAGGGCAGCAGAAGG gTTGTCCAATGCACATGAAGACTCCTGAGCATAGGACTGAGAACACAAATAATGTTCCTGCACATCAAGAAAGAGCGTATGAATACGTAGCATGTCCGGTGAAGTCTGGTGCATCTCAAGGGAATGATGACATAGATCCTAGCAATATG ATGCCTCCTCCTAATCAGCTGCCATCCCCAGGTCAACCATTTCCATTGTCAACTGTTAGAGAAGAATCTTCCATTCCTAGAGCACATTCTGACAAGAAATGGGTCTATCCTTCAGAGCAAATGTTTTGGAATGCCATGCTAAGAAAAGG gTGGAGGTGGAAAGATGATGACATAACAAGTGAAGACATGACTAACATCATTAAGATTCACAATCAAAATAACGAGCAAGCTTGGAAGGAGATTTTGAAGTGGGAAGCTCTTCATGCAGT GGAATGTCCATGTGGACCATCACTGATGCGGTTTGGAGGCAAAGCGAAGGAGTACTCACCAAGAGCCAGAATACGTTCATGGATGGG ATATGAACTTCCCTTTGACAGACATGATTGGATTGTTGACCGATGTGGAAAAGAAGTGCGATATGTTATTGATTACTATGATGGTGGAGCAGTAGATAAAAACTACCAGTTCACTATCCTGGATGTTCGGCCTGCATTTGATTCTCTCTCAGCTGTATGGGACAGAATGAAGGTAGCTTGGTGGAGGTGGACGTCATAA